Sequence from the Podarcis raffonei isolate rPodRaf1 chromosome 16, rPodRaf1.pri, whole genome shotgun sequence genome:
gccattttgattttcccacaatgccccggGGCAGCCATTGGCTTGGGAAGGCTTTAGACACGATGGGAAATTTTAGATAGCAGGTGGATCCCCAGACTCAGTTACTGCAGGCAGGTAATCagttgtggggaggagggagccaAGCTGCTGGGGGAATCACTGACTCAGGAGCAAGCCCAGCAGAGGGTGGGGCCATTGACCTGGAGCCAGCCTTGACCCAGTGGGCAGCTGAAGGCTTGATGGCTGTAGGTCCCAGTATAGCGTCCAGAAATAAGCAGCAGGCACTCGTCGCTTAAAATGCACAGGCCAGACCCTCTAATTTCCAAGGTTGTGGCTCTGGCGCAAAGCACCTGCCCCCATGTTCCATCCCTGGCAGGATCGCTGGGGAAaactcccctgcctgaaaccctggagagatgctgccagtcagtgttgacaacactgagctaggtggaccactgGGTTGGCCAAGCAGAAGGCAGTTTCTAATTAATTCGCCACCACCCCTTTCAAAGAACAGGAAGGACTAgaatcttaatttatttttaggGAGGAAGCAAGAGCAAgagttgtagagcatctgcttctcCAACCTGCAagctctggaaagccactgctggtcagtgtggaCAACATTCAGGCAACTGGCCAAGTCCTGTAAGCCTACCGATCGATTCTTCGGCTTGGGGCTCTTGCACAGAGGGGCCCAGTTGCATGCCCACTTTTAGCATCAGAGAAGCAGCCGTGTGGATTTTCAGCATCTCAGGCCTGACCTCAGCTAGCTGGGTGACTCTTTCTGCCCTCATAGATGAGATCCAGTCCTTTGTGTGGTCCCATGTGACGCTCCAGAGGCATCTGctgggccgtagctcagtggtagagcatctgctttgcatgcagaaggctgcaggttcaaccccctgcttctccaggtatggctgggaaagagagagacaaaccttgcctgaaaccttggagagctgctgccagccagggtgGGCATTACTGGGCTAGGGGCTGCCCACGGTTTGATTTGCTGCAAGGAAATAAGCGCCCTCTTTCCCTGTATGAAATCTCTGCATGCAAAACGCTTGAAGGAGCTGCTTGCTCCTCGGAAGCCTCAGACGTGCTGCGGATTCAAGAGGCTTCAATGAGGTCTGTGAAAACACACGCACGCGCGACTGGGAGGGTCCTCTTTCTAAGACCAGGGAACCAGTTTCACAACGTCTGCCTGCCTTCTCAGGAATTCATCACAAGGTGGTCcacagccacccccacccccaatagcaCAATTGCCGACGCCACATTCATTCATAATCTGGGACAACGGCCGAtgctgcttttgcactcagcTGTGACTAATGTGGACTAGTGTGTTGCGAAAACAAAACGGGAGTCGAGggcaagtgggaggagaaaaggtCTTGTTTGTTAAAAGCCACAATTCTCCCCATCACCCCATCAAACTCTTGTTGGCTGGGATCAAGTGTTTGGCTTgcttttgatttcccccccaaaaaaaatgtgttgCAGGGTGGGGGGGCTCAAGAGTTTCAGGGACCCCTTGTCCCCTTTCTCCAAAGCTGCCACCATCATCTCTGGGCCAGAGGCTACAGCACACAAGGGTCTCCTAcaccagcctcccctttcttttacAAGACACTGATCATCTGTTTAACACAGTCTCCAAGGAAGGGCTCCCCATTCCAGCCGTGCAATACTGGACCATCTATAAAGCATCCTCAACCAGGTCCCTTGTTATGTCTTGCTTGCAAATTGTGGTGCCGGGGTTTTTGGGCGGGGACTGGCAGGGCAGTAGGTGATAACGTCCTCTCAAATGCTCCTGAGCAATGGATCTCAGCCAATGGCAATGCTTGATCTACCACCCAGAGGTAGTTGTACTCCAAGTCCCATTGGGACTGGCACTCTTACAGGCGCCACAGAATACCCGTTCTGTATCTGTAAGAAAGTGCACCTTGGGAACTCCCAGCCTCTTGATTTCAGGCAGTGGCTGTTCATTGTATTCTTTTCGCCACCTGCTAAAAAAATGTTCTCCTTTAGACAACCCCACCCAGCCATTTAGAAAGCTGGCGagagttttaatctgcttttagtctATTGCTTTTTAACTTTTCGAAAGCCTTAAATCATTGTCGTTAAGTCTGTATGACTATTTTTATCGTTTTTGTAAACCATGTTGAGGTTTCTTGGGTGGCTGAACAACTAAGCAGTAAATTttacaaaattaaataaatcaacTTCAGCGggcagcatgcccaatggttagGGACAGttccgcaacatctggagggcaacatgttGCCTACctctagtggggggggggacacacacctgGGACTGGTTCACATCCACCCATCTTCACACTTCTGCAATAAAGGCACAGAGTCAAAACACATGAtttgtcctcttttttttactttctggGTTCCGAGAGCTCGCGGGTCAGTTCAATTAGCTACATTCGTGGGGTCGGAAGGCGGGCACTAGACGGGAGGCAGCGCTCAGGAGGCGAGCGGACACACTCGGTTGTATTTATATAAATATGCATAGATTATTTAAACACACCTACActacatttggggggggcagggggttggtctggtTGAGGGGGAAGGAGTCTTAACGGCCCAGATCCCAGGACGCCGAGAGGGTCTGTCTGAAGAGGAATTCATGTGCAAGACTTCAGCGAGACCCTCTCTCTCCAAAAGCGCAActcatttaaaaaatagataaTCTGCAGAAAACGCTGTCAGCTTGCCTAGTGGGGAGAGGCTCCCCCAGTCTCTGTGCGGGGGTCTCCCCCATCCTGTGCACATTAAACACCTTCCCACTTTGAGTCACCACTATCTGCAAGACTCCCAAGGGTCTATAGCGTCCACTCGGCTGGGAAGGCGCCTTTGTAAAACACCCCCAAGGGGGTCAAAGCTGAGGCATGGGTTAAATGAGAAGGGAGCAAGAGGTTTAGAGGTCAAAAGTGCTACTCGAATTGGAAGACTGGGGAGGGGAGTGGAAGGCGATCAAAGCCGACTCAAAAGAATTTTACAACGGCCGATGCGAGCGAATATTGGAGCACGTCAGAAGCTCCTCGCTGTGTTATCCAGTGTCCAAAGactttcccctgaaagcttctctctcacacacacacacatacacacaaatttgCTACGAAGCCATGCCACTCTCCAGCCACAATTCAAAACCAAACCCCAATGGAAGAACCACCTTAGAAATTAAAGGCATCTCCACCCACACAATCCTTTCAGAACAGCAGCAATATTGAGGTCACCGAAGGAACAGTGCCCGAGGGACGGGGGAAGGAAGGCTGGGCAACTGAAGCAgccaggaaggagagaggaggcagCCGGTTGCCCTCTGGCACCCCTCATGCCCAGGCGCCCTCGTCGGCCACCCCGGACTCCGCCGGGCCGTGGGAAGGCTCCACAAGGGAGGCGAAGACGTTGTGGAAGGCTGCCCAGGGTCGGTACTGCTCTGGAGGGCGCTTGGAAGGGCTGCCCTTGGGCGAGGCGCCCCCTGCTGGAGACTTGCCCACCCCCACCGCCTTGTAGCTGAGGGGCGTGGGGATTTTCGAAGGGGTCTTGTCCGGCTGGGAGTCGGTGCGAGGCTTGATCATGGGGCGCAGTTTGAGTTTGTAGATGGAAGGCACACGGTCTGGCTTCTTGAGGGACGACTTCGGGCGCAGCACAACTTCCTCAGAGGGAGCGGACCCCCCGGCGGCCTCGCGGAGCGGAGAGTCCAGGTCCGTATCGGCTGCCTCCGTGACGCCCCACGGGCTGTCCGTCAGAGGCTCGGGAAGCTCCGCCCCTTCCTGGACCTCCTGCAGGTCGTTCAGGCAGACGTAGCAGTTGCTCTCGTCCGAGGAGCTGGACAGAGCTGGCTTCCTCCAGCGTGTGGCTCGCTCCAGAGGCACCGGTGAGTCCCACAGCTCGCAGGTGTCGGCCGAGCCGTTGTGGAAGTCGGGGGGCACCGCAGTGCCCGCTTCGGGGACCCCCGGCCTCTGGGAGGCGGCGTTCCTCTTGGGCTCGTCTTTCGCCTCGCCCGGGAGGCCGTACTTGCTGAAAAAGTTGAGGGACGacgaggaggagctggaggagcaGTAGGCCGAGTCGGCGGCTCCTTGATCTGGGGTGGTTTGCAGGAGGCGGGGGCCGTCGCAGGCCCGGCCCAGGGGCTCTAACTGCTCTGGCTCCCCATCCACCACCAGGCCCATCATTTGGGAATTGGCCAGGAACTCTTCCTCCAGTCGCTGGAACAGCTGCTGCTCCTGGCAGGGGTCCAGGCGCAGAGGGGTCCGGAAGGTGTGAGCCAGCTCTTCCAACTCCCGTCCTAAACTGTCTGAGGGCTGCCGTGAGTGCCCGCTCCCGGCAGGCCGGGGCTGCTGCCTCGTGGCCCCGCGGGATCCCCCCAAAGCTGGCTGCTTCTGCCTCAGAGTCCCgcaggccgagggaggcggcgtccGCGGCCGGGGGTCTGTCGTTTTCGTGGAGGGGAGAGACCCCCTGCGGTTGGCGAGCGCCGGGCTCCGAGACCCCACCGGCGTCCCTggcgcccacctggctgggctctTGGTCCTGGGGGTGCTTCTTCCAGAGCCCCCGGGCCTCTCCTTGGGGTCTTCGGCCCGCGCCCAAGAGTGCTGCCCATCCTTACCTCGGCTGATGACCAGAACGGTGGGCTCCCCGCTGGGCCTCCCCTGGCTTCGTGCCCGTGGGCGAGGGCTCTGCTGCACGGACGGCTTGAGGTGCCCATTGGCCATCCGGGGGCGGCCGCGTTCTTCCGCCTCAGTCCTCCGGGGCGCCAGAGATGACCTTGGCAAGTCCACCCGGTCTCGTGACTGGCTGCGGCTGGCCGGCTGCCTCTTGGGGCTGGCGTGGGCCTGAGGGCTGGTCCCTTCACCCAGCCGCCGCCCGGGCTCCTTCCTGAGTGCTgggccgctgctgccgccatctTCGTTGTGCCTCCTCCCCAAAGTGCCACTCTGCGCGGAGGACGCGGAGGAATCGCTGTCTCCAGAAAGACGCCGGGCTCTGGGGGGcctagagaggaggggaaaaggcaaTTGTGGTGGTTAGAAGCGTTAGCATTTATCCATACAAAAAGATTTCCATAATGCCATTCACAATAACggtgcagaatgcggcagccggACTGTTGACTGGAGTTTCTTGCCGTGACACCATTCTTAAAAAAGCTGCCCATCTACGACCAAGCCAGGTTCAAGTTTCTTGTGCTAATTTACAAAGGCTGAATccttatacagtggcacctcgggttacatacgcttcaggttacagactccgctaacccagaaatagtgcttcaggttaagaactttgcttcaggatgagaatagaaatcgtgctccggtggcgtggctgcagcaggaggccccattagctacagtggtgcttcaggttaagatcagtttcaggttaagaacggacctccggaatgaattaagtacttaacccgaggtaccactgtatcccagtTCAAGCATTGAGGTCATCTGCCAAAGAGTTGTGGTTTGTTCCCTGAATTGGTGAGGATCGTTTGACAACAACAAGGGCGGTGGTTATTGTTTTGATGTTTcagtttaattatttacttgtgttttagcttgtatttcattctgtgaaccaccctgggatctcttgatgaagggcggaatataaatttaataaatttaaaaacaaatagtgtcatcagcccagtcctgtggaacattctgccactagagattcagcaggcaactTTTAAACTCCTGCTGAAAGCTTTTCTATTCCCCCTGGCCTACGATTAGGAATATATCCTTCCGCAAGGGTAAACTGGTGGCTGTCTTAAACCTTTTAAATAGTTTTACTGTATGGTTTTTATGTTTCATTGCTATAAAccgctttgatttttttaaaacaacaacaacacgcaaatatttttatgaataaataagttaataaatgtcagagcggcttacaacaaTTATACATGAAAccacatttttaaattaaaaaaatatattaaaaattggaaattggaaATCAGCTCAGTATTGTGGAAAGGTGTCAAATGGCATCAGGCTGGGGAAAGGTTGAGGAGGTGGCATCTtccaagaaaacaacaacatcctagTGGGCAAGGTGGTCTGATTAGATAATTTGTAATGAATCATATAATTATATAGTGGGAAGGGCCATCtattccaatcccctgcaatgcagaaatcttttgcccaacacggggcttGAACcctcgaccctgagattaagagtctcatgctctactgactgagctaccccagGCCCATGGGCTGGCTCTTTCCCACAACAGTTGTACAGTTTATGTTTTCCATCATTATGACAGTGAAGCTGGAGCCTAAGGGTAGAGGACTTCCATTGCAGCTGCCCTGAGGAGGAACCTTAAGGCTCTCTGTGCCTTTGTGCATCTGTTTAGCTGTTGGATACAGCAATGCTTGCCAAGTTGGATGGCTTGAAAAAACAACTAGGCAAGTTCACGGAGGGGACAGctgtcatgatggctatgttccccTTCCACTGCCAGGGGGGCAGCAGTGGAGAAAGTGATGTTGCACCCGGTCCTGCTCCCAAGCTGCCCTTTACCCAGGAGATACTAAAAGCAGTTTCCTGCCTGGTGGTCTTCTCCCTTCGGAATGGCATAGAGCCGAAGGAGGAAGTCAAACGAGCGACACTCTTGGAAAGCTCTATGGGCTTCCCAAGGCTCAGGTGACTGTACTGACCTTTTCCAAGCAATCTGCACAAAAGTCTGATCTGGGATGCTCTAACAACATCTCTGCACAGGACCACAGAGTGGTACCCTGTGTGTGTATTGGCATAAGTTGGTATTACAAAGATCCTCAGCATCTCTAGAGGAGAGAAACCAACTAGCAGgtttgccaggaatggataagacaaggaaaagttcttaccacctactttttattcaatattcacagagagaggcttgggaaggcagcctcttggaataatggtgttgtcttgagtgagtctccaccccctttttctcccacttccttattCATCATCTGTTATACAGGTGAGgctgagggccctttgcttctgagccctttgatctcctactttcaaggctcgctgggttctgggagaagggagtgggtctggaatgctttctaaagacactgtgtccttCAGCTGTTGCTCTCctggttcttcctcttcctcctcctcctctcccattatttcccaactttccccctcatttgcctctgagctgcgacctccctcaaacccctgttgcaattctgaactgtcttcttctctggaagggccttcttggtagtggcgcccgccctgtggaacgccctcccatcagatgccaaggaaataaacaactacctgacttttaaaagctatctgaaggcagccctgcttagggtagtctttgatgtttgatgttttttaaTATGCGGTTGggagccaaccagagtggctggggaaacccagccagatgggcggggtataaataataaatcgttctacccggacactgaggtccagcgccgagggccttctggcagttccctcactgcgagaagccaagttacagggaaccaggcagagggccttctcggtagtggcaccctccctgtggaacgccctcccaccagatatcaaagagaacaactaccaaacttttagaagacatctgaaggcatccctgtttagggaagcttttaatgtttaatgtattactgtgttttaataataataataataataataataataataataataaaaaattttatttatatcccgccctccccagccgaagccgggctcagggcggctaacaacaataaaaaatacaaaagtacaacacaaacaacactctaaaatcattcattataaaattaattaaattcaagccactggccaccattgggccagagctccgtgaagattgccgagggagggagtcaggctgtgccctggccaaaggcctggcggaacagctctgtcttgcaggccctgcggaaagatgtcaagtcccgcagggccctagtctcttgtgacagagtgttccaccaggtcggagccacagccgaaaaagccctggctctagttgaggccagcctaacttctctgtggcctgggaccttcaagatgtttttatttgaagaccgtaagtttctctgtggggcgtaccaggagaggcggtcccgtaggtacgagggtcctaggccatatagggctttaaaggttaaaaccagcaccttaaacctgatcctgtactccaccgggagccagtgcagttgatatagcaccggatgaatgtgatctcgcagcgaagaccccgtaaggagtctcgttgcagcattctgcacccgctggagtttctgggtcagtcttaagggcagccccacgtagagcgagttacaataatccagtctggaggtgaccgtcgcgtggatcacagtggctaggtcagggcgagagaggtaaggagccaactgcttagcttggcggagatgggaaaatgccgcctttgttatagctgcaatctgcacctccatggaaagggaggtgtcggttggaagccacccagagtggctggggaagtccagccagatgggcggggtataaataaattatcattattattattattattattattattattattattattattaatcagtctagggaggcagtctccaccattcctcctctgcccagccgcTGACACTAGGTAAGGCTGGCAAAGCTGCAGAACTGCTGCTGGTCTGTGTAGACCAGTTAACTGGACCCAGGGAACAACTCGGGATAAGGCAACTTCCTCCATCCAGAAAACAACCTACATTACCTGAGGGTGTTGGACAGCCGCGAGTCACTGGTGTCCCGCTGAACCGTGGGCCCCCTCAGTGGGCTGGCAGAGCTCTGGCCGGACCTTGAGGGCGGCCCGTCGTGCTTCGCGGTCAAAGGACCCCCTGGCAGCTGCCGCGGAGGGGTGTGGTCTCCTCCAGGCCCCTTGGCCGGGTGTCCGGGACGGGTCCCTTTCGTGTGGCTCGGGTCCCCTCCAGCGGAGAGCCGCTTATCCCCGCCACGGAGGGGTTCGGAGAGCTTGTGCTGGCTCATGGCTTCAGCCCGGCGCTGGGCACTGGGGCTGCCTGTCTGGGGGCTGCCTGGAGTCACTGTCTTCTGGGGGGAGAATCCGAGCCCCCGAGTCTGGTTCAGGCGGTGGGctgcaacagagagagagaggacatcaGGACGAGTgaggaaaatgaaacaaaaacggTCTTCCATCCCCAGGATAGAAAAGCATCCACAAGCCACTCTTAAGATATTCCCTTCCACCTGAagaggaacaggcatgactgttgtatgtcacatgcctgtttacactccagcacagaaaacagcttgctgggaacttccgtttgtgtatagcttttgcttatgctgcttgcttggacacaaaggagagaagacatgtttttccctttgtcctgatgctgaataaaatgcctgtaaatacTCTTTACACAGCCTCTATCCGCCCTTCTGTTGTGGAGAGTTAttttctctgctggcttgcgtgctcagtTTCTGAAGGTTTCTGAGGCTCGAGtcgcagttaccgtatttttcactctataagacacactttttccctcctaaaaagtaaggggaaatgtgtgtgcgtcttacggagtgaatgcagggcagcggggagccttcatcccgctgccctgtggaggcttcacGCCACTATCcccggcttttgcgggaggtggctctgtcccttcccccacctcccagaaaactccccaagagccacgctccctttaaagagcgcacggctcttgcgggaggtggggggaaagccaggaggcttgctttcgctgaagccaggagggcaagagggatcggtgcacactgatcccgcttgctctcctggcttaaGGGATAGCCCTGCAAAGCTTCCTGAGCGAAGAGGGAGGAGTGCTTcctcttcgctcaggaggctttgcgttgctttcttatttcttgttttcctcccctaaaaactaggagcatcttatggtccggtgcgtctaatagagtgaaaaatatggtgtaTGCTGATCCAAGGCTGGAGATCGCCCGGCTGCTGgtcagtgggctggagccagctgctggcctgccaattgcccccatttCCTTGGATGCATGCCAACAGCCACATCGCCTGGGGCGAGTTCTCCCAGACCTGTGGCGAGTGAGATCTCTACCTCACGTCCATTGCGGTTTTCAAGCAAGTACAGAAGAGGAATTG
This genomic interval carries:
- the GAS2L1 gene encoding GAS2-like protein 1, which encodes MADQSNIQSAASKSIRPFRSSEEYLYAMKEDLAEWLNTLYDLDVQVENFMDVLETGYDLCQHANNVNRIALEFQQLHPEAASRMRIPQKEVVFQAKNVMPGSFIARDNISNFIQWCRQELGIQDVVMFETNDLVLKKNEKNFVLCLLEVARKGSKFGMLAPMLIQMEEEIEEEMRDQVAYGELETEEASEVLGPKSPVYPSRSQRITLCDLKNLDELVREILGHCTCPSQFPMVKVSEGKYKVGDSNALIFVRVLRNHVMVRVGGGWDTLEHYLDKHDPCRCASFSHRLNQTRGLGFSPQKTVTPGSPQTGSPSAQRRAEAMSQHKLSEPLRGGDKRLSAGGDPSHTKGTRPGHPAKGPGGDHTPPRQLPGGPLTAKHDGPPSRSGQSSASPLRGPTVQRDTSDSRLSNTLRPPRARRLSGDSDSSASSAQSGTLGRRHNEDGGSSGPALRKEPGRRLGEGTSPQAHASPKRQPASRSQSRDRVDLPRSSLAPRRTEAEERGRPRMANGHLKPSVQQSPRPRARSQGRPSGEPTVLVISRGKDGQHSWARAEDPKERPGGSGRSTPRTKSPARWAPGTPVGSRSPALANRRGSLPSTKTTDPRPRTPPPSACGTLRQKQPALGGSRGATRQQPRPAGSGHSRQPSDSLGRELEELAHTFRTPLRLDPCQEQQLFQRLEEEFLANSQMMGLVVDGEPEQLEPLGRACDGPRLLQTTPDQGAADSAYCSSSSSSSSLNFFSKYGLPGEAKDEPKRNAASQRPGVPEAGTAVPPDFHNGSADTCELWDSPVPLERATRWRKPALSSSSDESNCYVCLNDLQEVQEGAELPEPLTDSPWGVTEAADTDLDSPLREAAGGSAPSEEVVLRPKSSLKKPDRVPSIYKLKLRPMIKPRTDSQPDKTPSKIPTPLSYKAVGVGKSPAGGASPKGSPSKRPPEQYRPWAAFHNVFASLVEPSHGPAESGVADEGAWA